The sequence TTCACTTCCACGAAGTCGGCGCTGTCGATTCCATCGTGGATATCATTTCCGCTGCGGTGTGCTTCGACAGCCTTGGCATTTCCGAAGTCATCGTGCCAAAGCTTTCCGAAGGCACAGGCACTGTCCGCTGCCAGCATGGCCGCCTGCCCGTACCGGTGCCGGCAACGCTGAACATCGTGACCGCCTGCGGCATGCCGCTTGAAATCATGGATGTCAAAGGGGAATTCGTCACCCCGACCGGTGCTGCGATCGCATGCGCACTGGCTACATCCCACACGCTTCCGTCCCTTTTCCGCATCGAATGCATCGGCCTTGGTGCAGGCAAACGTGCTTACACCGAAAGAGCCGGCATTCTCCGCGCACTCCTCATTTCTGACGACCAGGGAGAAGGAGAAAGAGACGAAGTCCTGAAGATTGAAACAGACATCGACGACTGCTCGGGCGAAGTCCTGGGCTACACCCTTGAAAAACTGATGCAGGCAGGGGCTCTCGACGTCCACTACGCACCGGTATTCATGAAGAAGAACCGTCCAGCATGGGAACTGACCGTCATCTGCAAAAAGGAACTCCGTGAAGCTGTCGAAGCTGTCATTTTCCGTGAAACGACGACCATCGGCGTCCGCGAATTCCCAAGCGTCATGCGCGTCATCCTGAAGCGCGAAGAAAGGGAAGTGGCAACACCTTTCGGACCGGCCCGCGTCAAGCAGGTCACATTTTCCGATACCGTCCGCAACTATCCGGAATATGAATCCGTGAAAGCGCTGGCAGAAGAAAACAAACTGCCTTTCACTGAAGTATTTGAAGCTGTCCGCAAAGCGGCAGAACAATTTGATTGATTAAAAAAAGAGCGGCGTGATTGAAAGCCGCCCTTTTCATTGCAGGTCCGGAGGGATCCATCATGCTGACCATTGAGAATTTATATTTTTCCTACACAGGGAGCGCTCCCTGGCTGCTGGAGGATGTCGATTTCCATCTGGCGGGCGGAGAGTATATTTCCATCGTAGGAAATAATGGGAGCGGCAAGAGCACCCTTCTGAAAATCATACTGGGCTTCCTGAAGCCGGTCTCCGGGACGGTCACGCGCCGCGCCCGCCGCATTGGCTACGTGCCGCAGCGGTCCGCCTCGGATGCTTCCTTTCCCATCACCGTGGAAGAAGTCATCCATTCCTACGGGAAACTGCTGCATTTGAAAAAAATCGACGTGGGTCAGGTCCTTTCCGTGACAGGCATGGAAGGGTACAAGAAACAGCTCATGGGAAGCCTCTCGGGCGGCCAGCATCAGAAGGTGCTGATTGCCAGGGCGCTCATGGGAAGTCCTGATCTCCTCATCCTCGATGAACCGTCGACCGGCGTCGACCTGACCAGCCAGCGAGACATCTACAAGGAACTCGATACCCTCCATAAGGACAAGGGCGTCACCATCCTTGCCGTCGAGCACAACCTCGCAGAGGCCGGCAAAGTCTCCGACCGCCTCTACCACGTCGAACACGGACACGGCCACCTCTGCAGTGTCCGCCATTATATAGAAGAATACATAGAAAAGGAGGGCGGCCATGTTTAGTTATACCTTCATGCAGAATGCGCTCATCATTTCCATCTGCATCGCCGTTCTCTGCCCATGCATCGGGCTTTTCCTGGTGCTGAAACGGTACTCGATGATCGGGGATACCCTGGCGCACTCGTCTCTGGCGGGTGTCACGCTCGGGCTTCTCTTCCGGGAGAGTCCCGTCCTCGTTTCCTTCGTCTTCACCGCTTTTGCGGGGATGATGATCGAATTTCTCCGGCAGTATTTCAAGAAATATACCGATCTCATCCTGTCCGTTGTCCTCTCCGTCTCCGTGAGTATCGCTATCACGCTGATCAGCTCCGGGCGTCTCCATGCTAATGCCGATGCCTACCTCTTCGGCTCGATGCTGACGGTCAGCAATGAGGACATGGCGATCACAGGGCTCCTGAGCCTTGCCGCCGTCCTGACGGTCATCCTGAACTACCACCAGCTTCTCTACATCACCTACGATGAAGAAGCAGCGCGCGTTGCCGGCGCGCACGTCAAAGTACTGAATTATGTCTTCGCCTTCCTTGTGGCGGCTGTCATCTCCGTTTCCATCCGATCTGTCGGGATATTAGTCATTACCTCGATGATCACGCTTCCGGTGGCCTCGGCGCTGCAGCTGGGGAAAGGTTTCCGCGCAACCTTCCTCGCCGCGATGGTGTACAGTTTCCTGTCCATACTGGGGGGCTTCTTCGCATCCTATTACATAGGCGCCGCACCGGGCGGCGTCACAGCGCTCTTTGCAGCCGGACTGCTCCTTGTGACGATCCTGGCAAAAAAAGTCCTGCGCTGATGAGTCCGTATTTCCTGGGAGGAAGGAAATGCGTCTCCGGTACTCGGATCCGGCGGCCCGGCCGCCATTAGAAGAAAAAGGAGTATTTCTATCATGAAATTGTGGAAAAAATTGGCTTTAGCAGGCGCGGCAGCTTGCCTCATCATTACAGCAGGCTGTGGCAAGGAAGAGAAACCGGCGGCATCCGCCCCGGCAGGGAAAGTTCCCGTCACCGTATCCTTTGAAGCCATGAAAGAGCTCACGCAGGCCATCGGGGGAGACCGCGTAGCTATCACTGTCGTCATACCGGACGGCACAGAACCCCACGAATTTGAACCAAAAGCATCCGACATGATGCGCGTCAAAGATTCCAAAGTTTTCATCTACAACGGAATGGGCATGGAACGCTGGGCGCCTGAGATGCTCAAGAGCATGAAAGACGGCCCCGTCGCTGTCGTTGCATCCAAGGGAATCGACCCCATCCGCCTGACGGATGAGGATGAAATCAAGGAACACGGCGACTTCGATCCGCACGTCTGGCTCGGACCGGAAGAAGCAAGAAAAGAAGCAAAGAACATCGCAGATGCCCTTGCTGCCGCTTCTCCTGAAAACAAGGAATACTTCGAAAAGAACTATGAGAAGCTCGACAAAGACCTCACGGCTATGACCGAAGAGTACAAAAAGAAACTCTCCACCGGCCACAGCAAAGAACTCGTCGCAGGCCATGCAGCCTTCGGCTACCTCTGCCGTGACTTCGGCCTCACCCAGGCCAGCGTCGAAGACGCATTCGCATCCGGCGAACCGTCCCCGGCCAAACTCGCAGACCTCATCGACTTCTGCAAGAAGCACAACGTCAAGACCATCTTCACCGAAGACATGATCAGCCCGGCCCTGACCGAGACCATCTCCAAAGAAGCCGGCGCCAAAGTCGAAACCCTTGACACCATAGAAAGCGGCGAACAAGACGCAAACTATGTCAAGACCATGAAAGAAAACCTGGAAAAAATCGACAAAGGACTTGCGCTGAACTGATTTGATTGATTTGAGAATTGAAAAAGGAGCCATGGAAATGAGAAGTCATCTCCATGGCTCCTTTTATTTTTTTGATACTATTTCTCCTTTTCAAAAGAAAAATGAATGGTGCTTTATAGCTAACTTTGGCAAGATAAAAGTCAAAAAATCAATAAGTTTAGAACGCGAATATTACGTAAATATGCGGATTTTCAAAAATTGAAAAATAAAAGTCAAAAGTTTTTTAGCACTCTCTTGACTTAAGTGCTAAAAGTGCTATACTATAGTTGTCAGGAGGAAAGGGGTAAGGAAAGAGGCCCTGGGAATCCTAAAAGTTTGACAACGCAAATGCAAGCGCAAAAGGAAAGAGGTCATTATTATGAGAAGCTTGATTCCATTTGATGGTTTGTTTGGTGATACGGTCCTGGATCATTTCTTTGATGATGTTCCGACCATTTACAAAGATTATGTTTCCGTTCCAAAAGCGGATATTGAAGATCTGAAAGATCACTATGAAGTAACCTGTGACATGCCGGGCTACACGAAAGATGAGATTCAGGTCACTTACGAAAACGGTATCCTGTCCCTGTCCGCAAAGAGAGAAGACACGAAGGAAACGAAAGACGCAGATCGTAAGTTTATCCGCCGCGAACGCAGCTCCGCCGGTTTCCAGCGTCAGTTCGCCGTGAGTGGCGTCAAGGAAGAGGGCATCAAAGCCAGCCTGAAGGATGGCGTTTTGAAAGTAGAGCTCCCGAAATCCGGGAAACCTGAAATCGAACCGTCCCATAAAATTCAGATCGACTGACCGGTGAGCCGCATGGGAGATGATTCTCCCGCCGGATGCATATACTCCTGAGGAGGTCCCGGCAAGGACGAAAATCCTTGCCGGGACTTTTTCGCGTCCAGAAAAAAACAGCAGCGCTCAAGGCAGCGCCTGAAGTTATATAAATCTTATATGACAACTTATACATATTTCCTTAGTAGACGATCAAGGGCCCTTTTGACAATGCATCACGCGTCAGAAGAGCCCTTATTTTTGTGGCGATATGTCCCATTTTCTCCGATAAAACCGAAGGTTTCACAGCGTATTCCGGACGCGTGATTAAATGTCTACTTTGTTAACCTATTGTGAACTAAAGTAAATACTGAAATTGACAAATAAACCGTTTATAGAATATACTATTTCATAAAGTGACAGTGCAGATTCCTGCGGTCATTTTACAGGTTAATCTCCAATACCTGGGAAACCATTTTTTTATTCGGGAGGAATTACATATGGAAAGCTCTTGTGAGGAAATCATCCGCCTGGCCAACAAAGTGTTGGACGGGGGAGAGATCACTAGAGAAGAAGCAGGCCGTCTGATCCGTACAAAGGATGAAGATACCATGCTGCTTCTGGCTATGGCAGATAAGATCCGTCAGAAGTACAACGGCAATGCTGTTGACTTCTGCGCCATCATCAATGCGCGCAGCGGACACTGCCAGGAGGACTGCAAATTCTGCGCGCAGTCCGGTCATTACAGGACGGGAGCTACGACTTACCGTCTTTTGCCGGAGGACCAGATTCTGGCCGCTGCCAAGAAAGCCAAGGATGCGGGCGCTGTCCGTTTCTCTCTGGTAACGAGCGGAAGAAATCAGGATAATCCGAATGAATTCGAGGAAATCATCGATGTCGTGAAGAAGATTCACGATCAGGTGGGCATTGAAGTCTGCTGCTCCCTGGGTCTCATCACTGAGGAACAGGCCATCCGTCTTCGCGAAGCAGGCATCACAAGAATCCACTGCAACATCGAAACATCACCGTCCTATTTCCCGGAAATCTGCACCACGCACACGATGGAAGATAAGGAAGACATCATCCAGACAGCGCAGAAGGCAGGCATCCGCGTATGCTCGGGCGGCATCATCGGACTGGGCGAAGACCTCGACCAGCGTGTGGAAATGGCATTCCATCTGAAAAAGCTCCACATCGACTCTGTTCCGTTGAATATCCTCAACCCTGTCGAAGGGACACCGTTCTACACGAACGAACGTCTGGCTCCGCTGGAAGTGCTCCGTACCTTTGCGGTATTCCGCTTCGTACTTCCAAAAGCGCTCATTCGCACAGCAGGCGGACGTGAAGTCAACCTTCGCAGCCTCCAGGCACATGCTCTCTCGGGCGGCCTGAACGGCATCATGGTCGGCGGCTATTTGACCACCGGCGGCAGAAATCCGAGAGAAGACCTGACCATGGTCAACGATCTGGGAAGAAGCAGAACCCAGCCACAGCTTTAAGCCTCAAGGAAATTTCCCGATTTCCGAGGGGTCAGAATTACGCATCTGACGCGTAAGGTTTCACCAAGGAGAGACCCTGTTACTATACAACAGGATGTATTCATTTAAGGAGTGGTCATTCATGGAAAGCGGTTGTGAACAGATTTTAAAAATTACAGACAGAATTCTGGACGGCGGAGAAATCACCGAAGAAGAAGCAAAAGCACTGATTCGTACGACAGACGAAGACACCATGCTTCTTCTGGCATGCGCTGATAAGATCCGTCAGAAATTCTCCGGCAGAAGCGTCGACCTCTGCGCTATCGTCAATGCAAGAAGCGGACGCTGCCAGGAAGACTGCAAGTTCTGCGCCCAGTCTGCCCGTTACGACACAGGCATAGACAACTACACCTTCCTGCCGGAAGAAGAAGTCATGAAAGCAGCCCAGAAAGCGAAAGAAGCAGGCGCTGCCCGCTTCGATATCGTTACCGCAGGCCGTGATCAGAGAAATCCGAAAGACTTCGCAGAAATTCTGCATCTCATCCGCCGTATCCGCACGGAAATCGGCATCGAAGTCTGCTGCTCGCTTGGTTTCCTCACACAGGAACAGGCATACCAGCTCAAAGAAGCCGGCGTAAACCGTCTTCACTGCAACATTGAATCTGCACCTTCCTTCTTCCAGGAAGTCTGCACCACACATACCGCCGAGGAAAAAGCTGAGAACATCCAGCGCGCTCAGAAAGCCGGCATCCGCGTCTGCTGCGGCGGCATCCTCGGTCTGGGCGAAACCCTCGACCAGAGAGTCGAGATGGCTTTCCATCTGAAGAAACTGCACATTGATGCGATTCCGCTCAACGTGCTGAACCCGATTCCGGGAACCCCTTATGAACACAACGAGCCTCTGGCTCCATTGGAAATCCTCCGTTCATTCGCTATGTTCCGCTTCGTGCTTCCAAAAGCACAGATCCGTACAGCAGGCGGCCGCCAGCTGAACCTCAGAAGCCTGCAGTCCATGGCTCTGGCAGGCGGAATGAATGGCGTCATGATCGGCAACTACCTCACCAGCAAGGGCTCCGACCCGCATGATGATCTCACCATGCTGCGCGACCTCGGCCGTACAAGAACCATGCCGAACGTACAGTAAGTGGAAGAGGCATGCCGCAGGGCGTGCCTTTTTCCTTGATCATACCGGGAAGAACCAATGGGAGGGACAATGAATCAGGATATAGCGCTCATTACCGAGTATATGGACAAAGTCCTGGAAGGCGGAGAAATAACAAGGGAAATGGCGGAGAAACTTCTCGACTGCGGGAAGCGCGAACCCTATTTCCTCATCGCATCCGCCGACCGCATCCGCCGCACCTTCTGCGGAGATGAGATGCACTTCTGCAGCGACGTCAACGCAAGAAGCGGACGCTGCAGCGAAAACTGCCGCTTCTGCGCGCAGTCAGGCTGGTACAACACAGGCGTCAAGGAGTATCCGCTCCGCCGTCCTGAAGAACTTCTCAAGGAAGCCCGTCAGGCAGAAGCCTATGGCGCCGAACGATTCGGCATCGTCACCAGCGGGAGAGGCCAGACCGATCCCAAACAATTCGAATCCATCGTCGAAACAGTACGCCTCGTGACACAGCACACCGGACTTTCCGTCTGCTGCTCACTGGGTCTCCTTACCGACGAACAGCTGAAGAGACTCAAGGAAGCAGGCTGCGAAAGAATCCACTGCAACCTGGAAACGTCGAGAGATTATTTCCCCGAAATATGCACCACGCATACCTATGACGAGAAAATGAACCACATCCGCCGCATCCAGGACGCAGGCCTCGACGTCTGCTCCGGAGGCATCTTCGGCCTGGGAGAAACGGAAAAAGACCGCCTCGACATGGCCTTCGCCCTGAAGGAAAGAGGCATCCGCTCCGTCCCCTTAAACATCTTCAACCCGATCCCGGGCACCCCGATGGGAGAAACCAAGCCGCCGCAGCCGCTTGAAATCCTCCGCTACTTCGCCGTCTACCGCTTCATCCTGCCCCACGCCATTATCCGCGTATGCGCAGGAAGAGAAGGAGGCCTCCGCGACATGCAGTCCTTCGCACTCGCCGCCGGCCTCAACGGCGCCATGATAGGAGGCTACCTCACCATCGCCGGCCGTCCCCCGGAAAAGGACAAACAAATGGCACGCGACCTGGGCCGCGTCCTCTAAAATGGGAAAAAAAGAACGCACAGCATTTCGTGCGTTCTTTTTTAGTAGGGAGGGAACAATTAAAACCATTGAAAACCGGACGACCAGCCTGCGGCTGAACACCATACAACCGAGCTGCGCTCGAAGGAAATGCAACTCATCCGCCCGACATCAGAAATTTAGGTCGGGCACCTTCTCTTCCCGAGCAAGGTCAAGTGCAAAACCACACAACCTCGCTTCGCTCGAAGGAACTGCACCCCTTTCTCCAGCATCAGTATAAATATAGGCTGGATCCTTCCCCGACGGGCAGGTTAAAACCTTTCGCCATCATTTAATACTGCTATTATCACTATCATTTTTTACGAACTGTAAATGAAAACCGTAAGATACTCATTCGATACTGGTGCGGATTTGTTAATACAGACAAATAAATATCATAAAAAATCTAATCGTACTTTAATCTTAATCATGCAGCCATTGGAGCTGCGTTGAATACTTCCATTGGAGCTAAAAGATGTAATTTGCGCTGAATGCGTTTGTTGTTGTAGAAGTAGATGTAGCCGTTGATCATGCTTACCACTGCTTTACGGCTGGTGAATTTACGTGTGTAGTAACGTTCGCGCTTCAGCATTCCCCAGAACCCTTCCATCAGACCATCAGACCGTTGTCTGCACAGCAGCCTACACGGGACATGCTGTGAACCAGTCCTGCTTTTTCAACAATCTTATGGAATCCGTTGCTTGTATACTGGAATCCGCGGTCGGTATGAATCATTGGATGTTCTCCAGGATTCTCTTTAAGTGCCTTTTCCATTGTCTCAAAAGCCAGTGCAGTATTGTTCCTGTCGCCGATGACATAAGAGACAATCCGGCGATCATGGCCGTCAATAATCGCGCTTAAATATAACTTGTGCAAAACTCCATCAGCAGTTGTGTACTTGAATTCAGTGACATCCGTCATCCATCTTGCATTGGACACGCCGGCATCAAAGTCACGGTTCAGCAGGTTTTCAAAAATGTACTTTGGATCCTTTGCGTTACGAGTGCAACCATCGGTCTTGTACTTGATCACGGACTTAATATTAAGTATCCGCATGATACGAAGAACCAGACTGTCGCTTACATTTATATTGATGTTGTCATCCTTCTTGATCCAATCGTTAATCCGGCGGTATCCCATATCCGGATATTCCTGATGGGTTTTCATGACCTCCTGTGCGACCTTTTCTCTCAGCAGTTCACGGCCGCTCTTAATATGATTCAGCCATCCGTAATAAGCTGCCCGGGAGACCTTTGAGAGTCGGCAGAGACTTTCTATGGAGATGTTGGTTTCTTCATGGACTTCTTTTATGGCTTTAAAATCTCTGAGAAGGTGAGTAAGGCTGAATCCTTCGAGGAACGCAACCTTTCCTCTATCTCCATCTTTTTTTTTTAGCAGGGCAATCTCTGCTATAAGATCCTTCTGTTCTTCAAGAAGTCTGGCATTCTCCTGACGCAGCTGTTCTTCTTCGGTCCGGGGCGTTTGGAGCCTGATCGGCTTTCCTCTGTAATCCTCAAGACCAACTTCGCCCATTTCCTTGAACTTTTTTACCCATGTGTAGAGCGTTTGGTAGGACATGTTGTACTTCTTGGCTATCTTGTTATAATCGCATCCACTGGCGATGCACTCCTGAACGATTCTGACTCGCTCTTCCTTGACCGATTGCTGGCGTTTGCCCATAAGATCTCCTCCTTCAGAAACGAGGTCTGTCAACTTATGCTCATTATACGCCTCAATCCATGTTTTAAGGGAGAGTGTGCCGGAAATTCTGTATTTGGCACAGACGGAAAGCATGGAAACACCGCCTTTAAGATATTCCTTTACGGCCTGGATCTTCATCTGATTGGAGTAGTAAGACAAATGCTGCCTGGGCCGCAATCCCTTAAAGCCCTCCTCTTTATACCGGAGGACCCATTTCCTGAATGTTATGCGGCTCATATGAAGATTTTCAGCTGCCTGGGTAATCGTAACACCCTGATAGAGATATGAAGCAATCTGGTCTAACATTTCCTCCGGGGACGCTTTGGTTTTACATGGCATAAGAATGACCTCCTAATATATTTATGATATTATTTTGTCTTTCTTGTTGAATCATACCAAAGGGGGACCACTTTTGTGGTGGATACAGTAGTTCCTCAGCCGCAGGCTGGTTGTGAAGGTTTTAAAGAATACATTTTCTAAAGTTGCCGAAGAAAGGGGTGTAGTATTCATTGGTTTTTATAAAAAGGTTCCACGAGCGAAGCGAGGTTTTGTGGTATTAGCTGTCCCCGTTAGGGGAAAGTGGCACGTATGCGCCGAAAGGGGTGCATTTTCCACTCGGGTCAGCTCGGTTGTCTGGTTTTAATCATTTTTCTCAAGGCATCGCCTTGGTTGTCCGGTTTTTTCTTCTCACTCGAGCGTCAGCTCGGTTGTCCGGTTTTGCCTTTCCATGCCTGCCCGGTTCCCCCCACAAAAAAAGGACTCATCAAGAGTCCTTTTTCACTATCCTTTTATTTATTTATCCTTCAGTTTTTCAACATCCATCATAGCCTTGTAGACCATGTCGAAGGTGATGTCGTATGGCTTGACTCTCATATCTTTGGTATGGAGGCAGTTTTCTACGAGTTCATCGGGGTGCTTGGGGTCGATGCCGATGTCT is a genomic window of Veillonellaceae bacterium containing:
- a CDS encoding metal ABC transporter ATP-binding protein, producing the protein MLTIENLYFSYTGSAPWLLEDVDFHLAGGEYISIVGNNGSGKSTLLKIILGFLKPVSGTVTRRARRIGYVPQRSASDASFPITVEEVIHSYGKLLHLKKIDVGQVLSVTGMEGYKKQLMGSLSGGQHQKVLIARALMGSPDLLILDEPSTGVDLTSQRDIYKELDTLHKDKGVTILAVEHNLAEAGKVSDRLYHVEHGHGHLCSVRHYIEEYIEKEGGHV
- a CDS encoding metal ABC transporter permease, translating into MFSYTFMQNALIISICIAVLCPCIGLFLVLKRYSMIGDTLAHSSLAGVTLGLLFRESPVLVSFVFTAFAGMMIEFLRQYFKKYTDLILSVVLSVSVSIAITLISSGRLHANADAYLFGSMLTVSNEDMAITGLLSLAAVLTVILNYHQLLYITYDEEAARVAGAHVKVLNYVFAFLVAAVISVSIRSVGILVITSMITLPVASALQLGKGFRATFLAAMVYSFLSILGGFFASYYIGAAPGGVTALFAAGLLLVTILAKKVLR
- a CDS encoding zinc ABC transporter substrate-binding protein — its product is MKLWKKLALAGAAACLIITAGCGKEEKPAASAPAGKVPVTVSFEAMKELTQAIGGDRVAITVVIPDGTEPHEFEPKASDMMRVKDSKVFIYNGMGMERWAPEMLKSMKDGPVAVVASKGIDPIRLTDEDEIKEHGDFDPHVWLGPEEARKEAKNIADALAAASPENKEYFEKNYEKLDKDLTAMTEEYKKKLSTGHSKELVAGHAAFGYLCRDFGLTQASVEDAFASGEPSPAKLADLIDFCKKHNVKTIFTEDMISPALTETISKEAGAKVETLDTIESGEQDANYVKTMKENLEKIDKGLALN
- a CDS encoding Hsp20/alpha crystallin family protein, translating into MRSLIPFDGLFGDTVLDHFFDDVPTIYKDYVSVPKADIEDLKDHYEVTCDMPGYTKDEIQVTYENGILSLSAKREDTKETKDADRKFIRRERSSAGFQRQFAVSGVKEEGIKASLKDGVLKVELPKSGKPEIEPSHKIQID
- the bioB gene encoding biotin synthase BioB; protein product: MESSCEEIIRLANKVLDGGEITREEAGRLIRTKDEDTMLLLAMADKIRQKYNGNAVDFCAIINARSGHCQEDCKFCAQSGHYRTGATTYRLLPEDQILAAAKKAKDAGAVRFSLVTSGRNQDNPNEFEEIIDVVKKIHDQVGIEVCCSLGLITEEQAIRLREAGITRIHCNIETSPSYFPEICTTHTMEDKEDIIQTAQKAGIRVCSGGIIGLGEDLDQRVEMAFHLKKLHIDSVPLNILNPVEGTPFYTNERLAPLEVLRTFAVFRFVLPKALIRTAGGREVNLRSLQAHALSGGLNGIMVGGYLTTGGRNPREDLTMVNDLGRSRTQPQL
- the bioB gene encoding biotin synthase BioB codes for the protein MESGCEQILKITDRILDGGEITEEEAKALIRTTDEDTMLLLACADKIRQKFSGRSVDLCAIVNARSGRCQEDCKFCAQSARYDTGIDNYTFLPEEEVMKAAQKAKEAGAARFDIVTAGRDQRNPKDFAEILHLIRRIRTEIGIEVCCSLGFLTQEQAYQLKEAGVNRLHCNIESAPSFFQEVCTTHTAEEKAENIQRAQKAGIRVCCGGILGLGETLDQRVEMAFHLKKLHIDAIPLNVLNPIPGTPYEHNEPLAPLEILRSFAMFRFVLPKAQIRTAGGRQLNLRSLQSMALAGGMNGVMIGNYLTSKGSDPHDDLTMLRDLGRTRTMPNVQ
- the bioB gene encoding biotin synthase BioB produces the protein MNQDIALITEYMDKVLEGGEITREMAEKLLDCGKREPYFLIASADRIRRTFCGDEMHFCSDVNARSGRCSENCRFCAQSGWYNTGVKEYPLRRPEELLKEARQAEAYGAERFGIVTSGRGQTDPKQFESIVETVRLVTQHTGLSVCCSLGLLTDEQLKRLKEAGCERIHCNLETSRDYFPEICTTHTYDEKMNHIRRIQDAGLDVCSGGIFGLGETEKDRLDMAFALKERGIRSVPLNIFNPIPGTPMGETKPPQPLEILRYFAVYRFILPHAIIRVCAGREGGLRDMQSFALAAGLNGAMIGGYLTIAGRPPEKDKQMARDLGRVL
- a CDS encoding IS3 family transposase → MEGFWGMLKRERYYTRKFTSRKAVVSMINGYIYFYNNKRIQRKLHLLAPMEVFNAAPMAA
- a CDS encoding IS3 family transposase encodes the protein MLDQIASYLYQGVTITQAAENLHMSRITFRKWVLRYKEEGFKGLRPRQHLSYYSNQMKIQAVKEYLKGGVSMLSVCAKYRISGTLSLKTWIEAYNEHKLTDLVSEGGDLMGKRQQSVKEERVRIVQECIASGCDYNKIAKKYNMSYQTLYTWVKKFKEMGEVGLEDYRGKPIRLQTPRTEEEQLRQENARLLEEQKDLIAEIALLKKKDGDRGKVAFLEGFSLTHLLRDFKAIKEVHEETNISIESLCRLSKVSRAAYYGWLNHIKSGRELLREKVAQEVMKTHQEYPDMGYRRINDWIKKDDNININVSDSLVLRIMRILNIKSVIKYKTDGCTRNAKDPKYIFENLLNRDFDAGVSNARWMTDVTEFKYTTADGVLHKLYLSAIIDGHDRRIVSYVIGDRNNTALAFETMEKALKENPGEHPMIHTDRGFQYTSNGFHKIVEKAGLVHSMSRVGCCADNGLMV